Proteins encoded in a region of the Peromyscus leucopus breed LL Stock chromosome 15, UCI_PerLeu_2.1, whole genome shotgun sequence genome:
- the Fam72a gene encoding protein FAM72A isoform X1, producing MSAINCTFKDRCVSILCCKFCKQVLSSRGMKAVLLADTDIDLYSTDIPPTDTVDFIGRCYFTGICKCKLKDIACLKCGNIVGYHVIVPCSSCLLSCNNGHFWMFHSQAVYGINRLDSTGVNFLLWGNLPETEECTDEDMLEISAEEYIR from the exons ATGTCTGCCATCAACTGTACTTTCAAGGACCGATGCGTGTCCATCCTGTGTTGCAAATTCTGTAAACAAGTTCTCAGCTCTAGGGGAATGAAGGCTGTGTTGCTGGCCGATACTGACATAGACCTTTACTCTACAGACATCCCTCCTACCGA CACCGTGGATTTCATTGGAAGATGCTATTTCACTGGAATCTGCAAATGTAAACTGAAGGACATTGCATGTCTAAAATG tgggaacATTGTAGGCTATCATGTGATTGTTCCATGTAGTTCCTGCCTTCTTTCCTGCAACAATGGACACTTCTGGATGTTTCACAGCCAGGCCGTTTATGGTATTAACAGACTAGACTCCACTG GTGTAAACTTCCTACTTTGGGGCAACTTGCCAGAGACAGAAGAATGTACAGATGAAGACATGTTAGAAATTTCAGCAGAAGAGTATATTAGATGA
- the Fam72a gene encoding protein FAM72A isoform X2, whose product MSAINCTFKDRCVSILCCKFCKQVLSSRGMKAVLLADTDIDLYSTDIPPTDTVDFIGRCYFTGICKCKLKDIACLKWCKLPTLGQLARDRRMYR is encoded by the exons ATGTCTGCCATCAACTGTACTTTCAAGGACCGATGCGTGTCCATCCTGTGTTGCAAATTCTGTAAACAAGTTCTCAGCTCTAGGGGAATGAAGGCTGTGTTGCTGGCCGATACTGACATAGACCTTTACTCTACAGACATCCCTCCTACCGA CACCGTGGATTTCATTGGAAGATGCTATTTCACTGGAATCTGCAAATGTAAACTGAAGGACATTGCATGTCTAAAATG GTGTAAACTTCCTACTTTGGGGCAACTTGCCAGAGACAGAAGAATGTACAGATGA